In a genomic window of Syngnathus typhle isolate RoL2023-S1 ecotype Sweden linkage group LG4, RoL_Styp_1.0, whole genome shotgun sequence:
- the LOC133152598 gene encoding G2/mitotic-specific cyclin-B2-like — MARTSGCALGEITNCAGASLVTKRREQGKAAKLVQQLPLVKGQEAASPFSLLSEASADRSMKEYEEVQLCQVFANAQLSVKDVDEEYDDMPLLCSGFVKDIYRYLHQLEVEQPIRANYMQGYEINARMRALLIDWIVQVHSMFNLLQETLYLSVAVLDRFLQVQPVSRQKLQLVGVTAMLVASKYELYPPIVGDFAYITDSAFTNAQILEMEQVVLKTLNFQLGRPLPLHFLRRASKLANCDTERHMLAKYLMELTLIDYEMVHYRPSEIAAAALCLSQLLLNGLPWSPTQEHYSTYDEAHLKPIMQHMAKNVVKVNGGKTKFQAVRSKYSNSKFMKISLIPQLKSSLISNMSIPSLLQRFS, encoded by the exons AggagggaacaaggcaaagctgCTAAACTGGTCCAGCAGCTGCCTTTGGTCAAGGGCCAAGAAGCAGCAAGCCCATTTTCTCTGCTGTCAGAGGCATCAGCTGATAGGTCCATGAAGGAGTACGAGGAGGTGCAACTGTGCCAGGTTTTCGCCAATGCACAGCTCTCAGTCAAGGATGTAGATGAGGAATATGATGACATGCCCCTGCTGTGCTCGGGATTTGTGAAGGACATCTACAGATATCTGCACCAATTGGAG GTAGAGCAGCCCATACGTGCCAATTATATGCAGGGTTATGAAATCAATGCCCGTATGCGAGCGCTTCTCATCGATTGGATAGTCCAGGTTCATTCCATGTTCAATCTGCTGCAAGAAACCTTGTATCTCTCTGTTGCCGTCCTTGACCGGTTTCTCCAG GTCCAGCCAGTTTCTCGTCAAAAGCTGCAACTTGTCGGTGTGACTGCAATGCTGGTTGCCTCAAAGTATGAGTTGTATCCTCCGATCGTGGGAGACTTTGCCTACATCACGGACAGCGCGTTCACCAATGCTCAGATTTTGGAGATGGAGCAAGTGGTTCTGAAGACCCTTAACTTTCAGCTCGGTCGTCCTCTTCCATTACACTTCCTCAGGAGAGCTTCAAAACTGGCTAAT TGTGACACGGAAAGGCACATGCTGGCCAAGTATCTGATGGAGCTGACCCTCATTGATTACGAAATGGTGCATTATCGCCCATCTGAAATTGCTGCTGCGGCTCTGTGCCTCTCTCAGCTGCTGCTGAACGGACTGCCTTGG TCACCCACACAAGAACACTACTCGACGTATGACGAGGCCCACCTGAAGCCCATCATGCAGCACATGGCCAAAAATGTTGTGAAGGTAAATGGCGGCAAAACTAAGTTCCAG GCTGTCAGGAGCAAGTATTCAAACAGTAAGTTCATGAAGATCAGCCTCATTCCGCAGCTTAAGTCATCACTAATCAGCAACATG AGCATCCCCTCTCTGCTACAGAGGTTCTCTTGA
- the crybgx gene encoding crystallin beta gamma X, with translation MNIFTKVPGLVQPTSKLGSVLQRAFYGSSGRVTLYEQRNFAGRHLDLTSDCARLSDKNFPERCNSVQVESGAWIGYEHDNFRGRQYLWDMSDRGEYNCYDKWCAQADHISSVRPVKQDNNPAKAQLFERAGFSGKKMEIQDDIPNLMSRYSLNRVASIRVLGGAWVVYQEPNYRGTHYILEKRDFNNFSDWGSQSNTVGSMRRVRFN, from the exons ATGAACATCTTTACCAAAGTCCCAGGATTAGTTCAACCAACCAG CAAGCTGGGGTCTGTGCTCCAACGTGCCTTCTACGGCTCCAGTGGAAGG GTGACCCTATATGAGCAACGTAACTTTGCAGGCAGACATCTGGACCTGACTTCTGACTGTGCAAGGCTCAGTGATAAGAACTTCCCAGAGAGATGCAACTCTGTGCAGGTGGAGAGCGGAGC ATGGATCGGCTACGAACATGACAACTTCCGAGGTCGCCAGTACCTGTGGGACATGTCTGACCGTGGAGAGTACAACTGCTATGACAAGTGGTGTGCCCAGGCGGATCACATCTCCTCCGTGCGACCTGTCAAGCAG GACAACAACCCTGCAAAAGCTCAGCTGTTTGAGCGTGCCGGGTTCTCCGGTAAGAAGATGGAGATCCAGGATGACATTCCTAACCTGATGAGCCGCTACAGCCTCAACAGAGTAGCCTCCATACGTGTGCTCGGAGGAGC GTGGGTTGTGTATCAGGAGCCAAACTACAGAGGGACTCATTACATCCTGGAGAAACGAGACTTCAACAACTTCTCAGATTGGGGCAGCCAGAGCAACACTGTGGGCTCAATGAGAAGAGTCCGCTTCAATTAA